The proteins below come from a single Paracoccus sp. SCSIO 75233 genomic window:
- a CDS encoding cysteine desulfurase family protein gives MRSYLDWNATTPLRPEVKAAMIDAMEISGNPSSVHSEGRAAKMAMERAREEIATALGAEGADVIFTSGTTEAAAMVLAGRQISCAPVEHSAIKVWCTQDLAVDGQGIVTVPDPSRATLQLANSETGVIQKLPEGLASSDLTQAFGKIPFAFNWLGITAGFVSAHKLGGPKGIGALILRKGTDIEAMLKGGGQEQGRRAGTENLIGIMGFAAAATAAQRDLEAGLWDEVAARRDALEARLLDSAPGAVIAGKDSRRLPNTTCILTSGWKGETQVMQMDLAGFAISAGSACSSGKVKASGTLQAMGYEDKTAQSAIRISISPALGDDQMNRFADAWESAYGRWRDRNGQA, from the coding sequence ATGCGCAGCTATCTCGACTGGAACGCCACCACGCCGCTCCGGCCGGAGGTGAAGGCGGCGATGATCGACGCGATGGAGATCAGCGGCAACCCCTCCTCCGTCCATAGCGAGGGGCGGGCGGCGAAAATGGCGATGGAGCGCGCGCGGGAAGAAATCGCGACGGCTCTGGGTGCTGAGGGGGCGGATGTGATCTTCACATCCGGCACCACAGAGGCTGCGGCAATGGTTCTGGCCGGACGGCAGATCTCCTGCGCGCCGGTTGAACACAGCGCGATCAAGGTCTGGTGCACGCAGGATCTGGCGGTTGACGGGCAGGGGATCGTGACCGTGCCGGACCCGTCGCGGGCAACGCTTCAGCTTGCCAACAGCGAAACCGGGGTGATCCAGAAATTGCCCGAGGGGCTGGCATCGAGCGATCTGACGCAGGCATTCGGGAAAATCCCCTTCGCCTTCAACTGGCTGGGCATCACGGCAGGTTTTGTCAGCGCGCATAAGCTGGGCGGCCCGAAGGGGATCGGGGCGCTGATCCTGCGCAAGGGCACCGATATCGAGGCGATGCTGAAAGGTGGCGGGCAGGAACAGGGGCGCCGTGCGGGGACCGAAAACCTGATCGGCATCATGGGCTTTGCGGCGGCGGCGACGGCGGCGCAGCGCGATCTGGAGGCCGGATTGTGGGACGAGGTTGCCGCGCGGCGCGATGCGCTTGAGGCACGTCTGCTCGATTCGGCGCCCGGTGCGGTGATTGCCGGCAAGGACAGCCGCCGCTTGCCGAACACCACCTGCATTCTTACATCGGGTTGGAAGGGTGAAACTCAGGTCATGCAGATGGATCTGGCAGGATTTGCGATTTCGGCCGGTTCGGCCTGTTCCTCCGGAAAAGTCAAGGCGAGCGGCACGCTTCAGGCTATGGGTTATGAAGACAAAACGGCGCAATCGGCGATCCGTATCTCGATAAGCCCGGCTTTGGGTGACGATCAGATGAACCGATTTGCGGATGCATGGGAATCCGCGTATGGACGCTGGCGCGACAGGAATGGTCAGGCCTGA